The following proteins come from a genomic window of Lycium ferocissimum isolate CSIRO_LF1 chromosome 4, AGI_CSIRO_Lferr_CH_V1, whole genome shotgun sequence:
- the LOC132054316 gene encoding protein PELPK1-like, whose amino-acid sequence MGCAVAGEARPSTGMLVNQGAIADRNSKDKVKSGAMGPLSAYPQIPRNALANSKRCAQLVPGSVPAQRCSRLLEMPLPEIPKSEFLKVPNLQKPEIPSVPKPKLPYWPKFEVPVTAQKPEAPAAAPKPEIPSWPKPKLPSWPKPKIPSVPKLEFPSLPKPEKPAAPKPKVPVAPKPEIPSVPNPEPKLPSWPKPEIPAAPKPEVLVTPKPDIPSVPKPDFPSWPKPELPAAPKHEVPARPKPEIRNVPKPELPSWPKPELPVVPKP is encoded by the exons ATGGGTTGTGCAGTCGCAGGTGAAGCAAGGCCTAGCACTGGCATGCTCGTGAATCAGGGAGCCATAGCAG ATAGAAATAGTAAAGATAAAGTGAAGTCTGGTGCTATGGGACCCTTATCAGCCTACCCTCAAATTCCACGAAATGCTCTGGCAAACTCCAAGAGATGTGCTCAACTCGTACCAGGATCAGTACCTGCACAAAGGTGCA GTCGCCTCTTAGAGATGCCTCTCCCTGAAATTCCAAAATCAGAATTCCTGAAAGTCCCAAACTTGCAAAAGCCTGAAATTCCAAGTGTTCCAAAGCCCAAGCTTCCATATTGGCCAAAGTTTGAGGTCCCAGTTACTGCCCAGAAGCCTGAGGCCCCAGCTGCTGCGCCAAAGCCTGAGATCCCAAGTTGGCCAAAGCCCAAGCTTCCAAGTTGGCCAAAGCCTAAAATTCCAAGTGTCCCAAAGCTTGAGTTTCCTTCTTTGCCAAAACCTGAGAAACCTGCTGCCCCAAAGCCTAAGGTCCCAGTTGCACCGAAGCCTGAGATCCCAAGTGTGCCAAACCCCGAG CCCAAGCTACCATCTTGGCCAAAGCCCGAGATACCTGCTGCTCCAAAGCCTGAGGTTCTAGTTACGCCGAAGCCTGATATCCCAAGTGTACCCAAGCCCGATTTTCCATCTTGGCCAAAGCCCGAGCTACCTGCTGCCCCAAAGCATGAGGTCCCAGCTAGGCCAAAGCCTGAGATCCGAAATGTGCCAAAGCCCGAGCTTCCATCTTGGCCAAAGCCCGAGCTACCTGTTGTCCCAAAGCCTTAG